Part of the Rhodohalobacter sp. 614A genome is shown below.
TCCTTTGAAGTATTCTGTTGTTGAACCTGGAATAAACTCATTGTATTCATCGGAAAAGAAACCATCTGTCGCAACGCTGTAAGGAGAATAAGAGGCTCCCAGTTCAAACAAACTCCATTGATTTAGTTTACTTCTCAGGAAAAGGTTGGCTTCCCAAACATTGTAACGAATATCAATAGATTTTTGAATGGGAAAACAAGAGGTACACGGAAATTCTTCAATGCTGATTCCATCCCGAACATTTCTCTTAAGATTATAAACTTCGAGACTGATGGTGGGAGACCAACTTCTTTTGATAAACGGAATTCCCCTTTGATCGATAATTATAAACATATCACGATCGAGATTATTCAGGCGGTTGGGGGAGATAAAATCAGAAAAGCTTTCCGCTTCCAGTGAACCCCATCCAAACATGGCGCCACCGAAAATACTGAGTCTTTCAGTTACCTCTCTTGACGTGAAGTAAGCTCCTGCCTTAAAATCTCTGATGAGGTTTTTTCCAACGTCTCCGAATTTTCCGTCTCCGATCAATCGAATATTACTTCCCTTCAGTTTGGAATAATTATCAAACCGAACCACAGGAATAATACTAAGCCCGGTTGTGGTTTGGCTATAGGGCCGCCAGGTGAAATCGGTATCAGAAAGAGATGTTTCGTCAATTACGATTTTCTGTTCGGTGTTGGATGCTTTTAACGAATCGTGAATGAGTGACAGATCGCGGACATTATCATAAGCAGCGATACCTGATAATGATTGATCTCTTTCAGTTTGAACCAAATCATTTATTTGATGCGTTTTCCGAAATTCAGGCAGTGGAATTGCAGAAATTTTATAACCACTGGCTTTGTATTCAGAAAAGAACAGAGAGTCTTTCGAAGCGAATGGCATAAATGCCCCACCATAAACATTGGTGATTTTCTGAATAGAATTTTGATCGGTGCGCTTCCGGTAAATGTTGAAAATTCCATTTGCATCGGACGAGAAATATAAAAAATCGCCTTCAGCATCCATCCACGGATCTCTGAAATCTGTCCGCTCATCACGAAATAGGGGAGTTATTTCACCGGATTCAACATCAATTTCATAGAGATTTCGGTTGTTCAAATCTGCAGAGGAAAAGTAAATTATATCGCCTTCAGGAGACCAAACAGGTGTATAAATGGTTTCTCCTTTGGTGAAATTTGTGAGCTGTTTTATTTTATTTTCACCGGGTTCTAAAAGCACAATATTTTGTGTTCCCTGTTTAAGTTGAACGCCAGCAATCAGGCTGTCGGACGGATGCCAGGAAGGATCTTGTATGCGTGCGTCTTTCGTGATTTTCCGGTTCTTCAGAGAGTCGATTTCAAAAATGTAAATATCGTGATATTGTTCTCCGACTTTATTTGTGGCTGTTTTACTGTACACAATTTTTTTCCCGTCTGGAGAAAAGCTGAAACGGTTTCCAACAAAATCGATAGCTAACCCCGATTGATCATAAATGCCCAATGAATGATTCTGAGTGGAGTTATCCAACATCGGATTTGTGAATTCATCCACTTCAAGTGTAGAATCCGGTGTTTGAATGAGGAGTTGAGTGGTTCCATAATCACGCTCACGATTCGTTAAATAAGCGAATATCTTTTCGTTTGGATCGTATTGAGGATAGAAATTCATAAATCCACGTTTTTCGATCGTAACTATTTCTCCGGGTTCAATTCCCTCAACTTGCTTTACATATTTTTCTTTCCGATCACGAATCCACTCTTCATACAATTCTTTACCCGGTACACCTGTTACGGCTTCCATCACCGTTCCAAAATTATCACTTCCTTCAGACGACTCCCATGCAAGTTCAGCGATTGTTTTCTCACCGAATCGATCCGCTAAATAGCTCACAAAGTCAAATCCCTGGTTGTAAACCGTTTCTCTTTCAATACTCGTTTTCGAACTGAAATGGCCCATCTCAACAAAATTGAGAGTATTGTTGTAGAGAATATTCATGCGAAGAATCATATCCCGGTGGCTATCCCAGTAATCGTAATAGATATTTTCCCGCATGTATTGAGCCGTTCCTTCCGAAAACCAAGCAGGAATACTGGCTGTGGAGAATGGATGAGTAATAATGCCATTGGGTGATCCATAAAGCACATCCGGGCGGCGGACATCTTCATAAGAAAGCCATTGAAAGTAGATGGATTGAATGATGGGTGGACGTTTCATAGAAGCCCCCATTTGCACAATATGAGTAAATTCGTGTGTGATGACATTTCGCAACCATTGATGAGTTCCGCGCAGAGGCGTATCCAGTGGTGGAATCCAAATATCAATTTTATCATCAAAAAAATAAGCGGCCCCATTGGAGTAATCTTCTCTGTCTCTCAAAACAATGCTGACTTTCCGGCCGGGTTCATATTCATAAAGTTCTGTGATAGGTGTGTAAATCTCTTGAGCGACCAAAGAGGCAACGCCGGCTGTAGTTTCACTTCCTTCCTGGTAATGAATGAAGAAATGTTCGCCTTCAATCGTGTACCAGGGGAGATGATTGTAAGAAAATTCAATGTCTGAAGGAGAGATTTGCGCCATCAAGTGCAATGGAAATACGCTTAAGATCAAGCAAAGGTAAAAATGATATGTAATAAATCTTTTCACTTATCGGGCAATTGCAATTTTAATCAGTTTCCTCTCCGTGATTCCATCAGATTTGGCTTCAATAAGTGCAAAATATCCACCACTGGCCCAGCTGGATGTGTCCAGCAAAATCTCCTCAGCTATACCACCTTTACTTTGAAAAGTATGATTGCCGATGACCCGGCCACTCATCGTCAATATTTTGATTTGAATCTCAGCAGGTTCACGGGTTTGAAATCTGATTTGAGTTTCGTCCGTCGCAGGATTCGGCCAATTGTATGTCTCTTCATCATTTAATAATGAGAGCTGAGGATTCGACGGCGCATCGGAATTGATGAATCCGGATATTTTATTCCTGGTTTGATTTCCATATTTCGACTTCCACTGGAGATTCTTCAAATTCTTAAATTCCCAAACTTTCAAATCTCCCGTATGACTAACAGCAATTAATTTATTTCCTGAAATAAGCGGATGAATGGGTTGAGATTCTTCATTTTCAATTCCTCCAACATATAATGGAAATCCATCAATTAACTCACCATGTTGGTCAAATGCATACAGATTCATGGAGTAATTATCGTATCCGGTAATGATAAACTCATTATTGTTATCTCCATTCAAATCTGCAACGATTGGTGTTCCTGTAAAACGGGTTTCAGCAGGTGCGGAAATAGGAAATGACGGAAGGAATGCCCCATTCTTATTCTTTGCAATTACCTGGTTTGACGTATAATCAATAAATAAAAAATCCAGTTGGCTGTCTTGATTGAAATCAACAAATGCCGGCCAGTCGATGAAACCGGATTTATGAATCACTTTCTTAGTCTGATAGTTTTCATCCGGACTAAAAACGGAAAGTTGGCCATCCTCAAGAAGGTAGAAGAATACCTGGTCATTCGGCGCTTGAATTAATCCAGTATAAAACCTTTCATCTTCATTTTTTTGATTGATGACAAAAGTTTCAGATCCCCCCGGATGATTTAGAATGAGTGAACCATTCTCAATTTTTGATTGGTAATCGCCAATTTTTTCAGAGAACTGAACGGCGTTGTTTGTGCTCAAAATTTCATTGTTTGACAGATCAATTCTGTCGGTTGTGCCATCAATATCAAGAATGTTTGTCTCGAATGAACTGATAAATGCAGAGTTTGATTGAATGGTAAATTGGGATTCCTCAGAAATACTTTCTTCATGGAACTGATAAATAGATAACTCAATATTTCCAGTTTCTCCAGGTAATCCGGCCACTGTAAATAGGTCGTTATTGATGAACGGTTGCTGAAGAGTGTTTACAGAAATCAGTTGCTCAGAAAGATGTTTATCATTCGGCTGATAAAATTGAATACCATCATATCCCGGGATTAAAATCCAATCATTATTAACAACTGTAATTGTTTGAACTGCAAGTGGATATCGTTTCCAATACTCATTTTCGGCATCCGAAAAAGCGGTGATATTCATATCTGATTTTGAATCCCAAAGCTCATAAATACCAGGGAAAGGCTGAACAGGTCGAATCTCAAAACTTGCAACCGGCAGGTTGTCTGAAATATTATAGATTTCGAAATAGGAGGGAGCACCCGAATTACTATTATTTGTGGGAGTGGTTTCCGGGCTGAATCGGTTGTTGTAAAATTGAAGGGTGTCTGATTGGATAATAACACTGGCGTTGTTGCCTGACCACCAGAAATCATAAGGAGATCCATTTACTTCATTTTGAAACAGCCCGATAGAGGTTGGGCGGCCAATATCCTGGGCTCCGTCTGCTTCCTCAAGATCTATTCCTCTGCGATCCGCATTATTATTAACGCCTCCTGTATCCATTTTTTCTCGGATGATGCCTTCGTCAATATGCCAGATTAGAATTCCACCATTTAATGTATCATCAGTTTCCAGATCAGAGATAAATCCGCCCGGGAGCGAAAAATCATAATTGCTTGCAGATACAACCACACCGGGTTCCAGCAATTCATCAAATCCGAATTCTTGATTTGTAAATTCTGTGTCGTTGTTTGTAAATGTTTGCTGAACGTAACTCCCGTCATTTTTTTTAATTGTCAGAGTAATTCCGTTTCCATCAGGGTCACGATGGCGATTTTCGATAAGAAAGTATTCTTCATTGGATATTGAAACTTTGGAAATACTTTGCTCCTGATGAAGGTTGGCTGCGGGCAAATGAATCGGATTTTCTTCATCATATTCAACGGAAAAGGGGACAGACCATCCGAGGTAGGTTTTTTCCCAAGCCGAAAGTTCCGGTGGGAACAGGCCGTTGTAGGAGAATATTCCGGCACCGTCCATCAAACCAAATCGGCCAATACCCGATTGGCCCGTATTTGTATCAAACAGATCTGGTAAGCCAAGATGGCTTCCGATTTGTGCGGTTAAAAGTCCGTTTATGGAAAGGGATAACAGGAATCGGTCATCAGCAGCATCTGTGCCGGCCCTTGTAAGTGTTCTGGGGATTATGAGTGAATTGCTCACTAACAGATTGCCATTGTTAATTGGAAAACCGGAGAAAGACGGATCATCCAAAAACCGGGAAAGAGTTTCTCTGCTTAAATAAAAAGAAGGTAAATCCTGGGGAGTTTTGTCAAGGTTTGTTCCTGTAAGTTCGATGTCACGTCCCACACCCGCATGGAAGATTACGAATGCAATGTTATCGGCTTCGGTAAAGTTGTTTATGATTGCATTCGATTCACCTACCATTGTCCAGGCATCAGTCACTAACTCAGCCATACTCGACAGATCAGGATTTTCACCGGTCGGGGAGTATTCTTCCATCCTTTTGTTTAGCTGATAAACTTCTGGTAGAACTTCAAAATCAATCGAAATTTTACCACCTGAAACAGTTTCAAAATAGTTTTTGGTGAATTCAAGATGAGCTTCAAAATAGCTGTGATCGTGAGGAAGAGCATCGATATTTGTTCCGGGATCTTCAAGGTAAGGAATGCTGCCAGGGCCAAATGTTCCATTACCTGATGTAAAGCGATTGGTGTCCGGAAGAAATTCTACCATCACCCCGATAATTTTTAAATCATCAGGGGCAGAAATAGTTTTTTGAGGGGGGGAATATTGAGAAAATGAAGCGAGATTCGGTTTGATTTGAACCTGCGCGGATGCATTATCGATCCAGAAAAGAAATAAAAAAAGCAGTGATAAAATAGATATACCACTGCTTCTTGAAGTTAAATATGTCATCCAAAAGAGAAGATCTTACCTAAAATTCATCAGAACGCTTAACCGGATCGTGTTTGCAAGAGGGTGATCGTCCTCAAGTGTGTAGATATAGCTGAAATCCACTCCGAAAATATTGTACCGAAGTCCGGCTCCCAGGGTTATAAATTCCCTGTTTCCATTTTCAGGATGTTCGTAATAATATCCTGTTCTCAAGGCAAAAAGCTGATCGTACCAATACTCAAGTCCAAATCCATACATTAATTGCTGGCCAAGACCAACGCTAACGGTTTCAGTGCCATTGAATCTGTCATAGGAACCCCATGAATTAAACAGGGCTTCGAGGACTCCCATTGTTTCATATTCAGGATTTTCAGGATCGTCACTGATACGCTCGTTACGAGCCATGATCTTTGAAATGTCATTGGAGAGTGTGAGCGTATTGATACCATTTGCATCAATATCCATGGTGTAAGCCCAGCCTAAGCGCATCACGGTTGGAAGGGGATCTTTCTGGGCATTGTCTGTGTATTGTATGCCCGGTCCAATGTTTGAAAGATTAAATCCGGCATTAAAAGTCGCCTGTCTGTTAGCTACCTGGAACGGGTTGGTTTTATAAAGTGCTGCAAGGTCAATGCCGACACTTGATCCCGGACTAATGTCCTGACCACTAACACTACCGTCCGCAAGTGAACTGTAGATGTATCTTAATCCGGTTCCGAGAGAGAAGTTATCCGAAATGCGGAAACCATAGGAGAGACCGGCTGAAATTTCAAAACTGTTAAAACGCCCGAGTTCCAGTCCTGTTTCATCTGTTCGGATTTGCTCGCCGAGATTGAGAAACGTGATGTGTCCGCCAATGGTGCCAATGTCTTCCACATAATAAGTTCCCACGAGATAATCATAAAACAGATCTGCATTAAAAGCAGGAAGCCAGTTTGCATGAGTTACACTGATCTGGTTTTGATTCTGAAAAGCGAGTCCTGCAGGATTCCAAAATATTGCCGACGCATTATCTGCTACAGCAACTCCCGTGTTACCCATACCCGTTGCCCGGGAATCGGGTTCAATTTGCAAAAAGGGAACAGCGGTTATTCCAACCTGGGCTTTAACTACAAAAGCGGGGAGTAGTAGAAGTGCTGTAAGAGTGAAGAAAATCTTTTTCATAACGTGAGTACTAAGTGTTAAATGGATCTGTAACTCTATTTAATATTTGGTTAACTCGGATAATACGTGATCTATTGTTTCGCCAACATTCGGCCATAAGATTGCAATCTGCTGGATTAATATTGATTAGAAAATTCTAAACGAATGAATGTAATGGTTTAACCCATCACAGGTAGTCAATCTTCTGTTGAATAGTGAAACTTGTAGCTTTTTACAATAGGCTTCCTTAGAGTTTATAACACACATTTCCAGGGGTGAAGAGAATGTAGACAAATGTACCCAAAAAAGGATCAAATAAGAATTTTTTTAATGTCTTTCTCTAAGAGAATATAATACGTGCACACCCAAAAAAAGTCAAGTTTCTAAGCTTGCCCTGAATGCCTTCAAATTAAATCATTTCTACTACTAAAGCTGATGCCCCACCACCGCCATTGCAGATTCCTGCACACCCAATCGAGCCATTTGTCCGTTTCAGGGCGTTTAGCAGCGTAACGACAATTCTTGCACCGGAACATCCTATTGGATGACCTATGCTTACTGCTCCACCATAAATATTTACTTTTTCGGGATCCAGCTCCAATAGTTTATTATTTGCCAGAGAGACTACCGAAAATGCCTCATTTATTTCAAATAAATCAACATCACTTTTCGCTACACCTGCGCTTTTTAAAGCTTTGGGTATAGCATCAGAAGGCGCTGTTGTAAACCATTCCGGAGCTTTTGCTGCACTTGCCCTACTTCGAATTCTGGCAATTGGCTTTAAATCCAATTCCTTTGCTTTTTTCTCGCTCATTAGAAGGACGGCTGCGGCTCCGTCATTAATACTGCTTGCATTTGCCGCTGTAATCGTTCCTCCTTTATCGAAGACAGGTTTGAGTTGAGGTATTTTCTCAAAATTAACCCTTTCAAGTTCTTCATCCATTGTCATTTTTGTCACAGTGCCCTTTCTGTCAGTGACTTTCATAGCGACAATTTCATTCTTAAAGTATCGGGCTTTATGTGCGGCGATGGCACGTCTGTATGATTCGGTTGCAAATTCATCCTGCTGCTCTCGTGAGATGTTGCATTCCCTGGCACAGATCTCTCCGGCACTGCCCATATGAAAGTCGTTGTACACATCCCATAAGCCATCGATCAGAATACCGTCTTCAACTTTGGAGTGACCTAACTTCGAACCAAACCGATGTTTTCGAAGATAGTATGGTACATTACTCATACTCTCCATTCCACCCGCAACCATAATATCATTTTGACCCAATTCAATTTGATCAGCCGCAATCATAATGGCTTTCATTCCCGAAGAACAAACTTTATTGACGGTTGTTGCCGGTGTTGTATCCAGTAAACCTGCTTTAAGGGCCGCTTGCCTTGCCGGTGCCTGGCCAATTCCTGCAGACAAAACATTTCCCATCACAACTTCCTGTACATCATCCGGTTTTATTCCGCTTTTTTTAATCACTTCATAAATAACGGAAGCACCAAGATCGGGTGCGGAAAAGGAGGAAAGTTTTCCGCCAAATGAACCAATGGGTGTTCGTTTGGCTTCAACAATAACAACAGCAGACATTTCTTTCTCTCTTTTGGGTTACAATTCAATAGCTTGTTTTAAATCTTCAACTAAATCTTCAGCATCTTCTACTCCAATGGAGAGCCGAATCAGTGAGTCGGTAATCCCGACTTTTTCCCGAACTTCTTTAGGGATGGAGCCGTGTGTCATAGAGGCCGGATGACTGATTAATGACTCAACGCCTCCTAAACTCTCAGCAAGTGTGAATATTTTCGTGCCGGACATTACTTGTTTTGCTTTTTCAATGGTGTCGTCTTTGAGACGAAATGAGACCATTGCTCCAAAATCTTTCATCTGTCTTGCGGCTGTTTCATGCTGTGCATGAGTCTTTAACCCGGGATAAAAGACGTGATCTACATCGGGATGAGATGTTAACATATCTACGACAGCCTTCGCGTTTTCTACTGAGCGCTGCACACGTAAATGCAGGGTTTTTATGCCTCTCAAAATAAGGTAGCAATCCATTGGTCCCGGAACGGCTCCGGATGTTTTTATCTGAAAACGGATTTTTTCCATGAATTCCTCATTGGAAGAAGCAACAGCTCCGCCAATTACATCTGAATGACCGCCCAAATATTTTGTAGTGGAATGCATAACGACATCAGCGCCTAATAACAGGGGCTGCTGAAGGTAGGGAGAGGCAAATGTATTATCCACAGCAGTGAGAGCATCACTTTTCTTTCTTGTTAGATCTGCAACCGCTTCAATATCAATTACCCGCAAAAGGGGATTGGTGGGCGTTTCAATCCAAACGAGTTTTGTGGATTCTTTTAAAGAGCTCTGAACCTCCTCAAGGTTGGTCATATCAACAAAAGAAAACTCAATGCCATATGGTTCAAAAACCTGTGTGAATAACCTGTATGTACCTCCATACAGATCATTCGTAGAAAGTACATGATCTCCGGGTTTTAAAGTTTTTATGATCGCATCAATAGCTGCCACTCCACTGCCAAAACATGCACATTCATCAGCTTCTTCAAGTCCGGCAATAAGTTTTTCAAGAGCTGTTCGAGTGGGATTACCTACTCTGGCGTAATCATAACCCTGGTGTTCATTTGGAGATTTTTGTGCGTATGTAGATGTATGAAATACCGGTGGCATAACAGCTCCGGATGTTTTTTCCGGTTCCTGGCCGGCATGTATTGCTTTTGTGTTAAACTTCATTTTAAAAATTGTAAGATCGTTCAAGAGATTCTGCATCCTCATTCATTCCCAACTCAACATACACCTGGTAAAGATTGCTGATGTATCCCATATTTTCGGGGTTCAGTTCAGCAAGCCTTTCCCAAAGAGGCAAAGAATACTGCATATATTCACTCTGTAGGTCAGTGAATAATTCATCATTATTATAATTAGTTGATAGTTCTTTCAATCTCGTTGAGGTGTTTTTATAGAAAGTGGCTATTCTGAACATGCCTTCCTCCGTTGTGGGAAGTGATTCCTGAATAGACTCGAAGAGCGAATGAGCTGAATCGAGAAGTTCAGCCAATTCTTCGCGATCGCTCTCTGAAAGTTGGCCTTCACTACTTTGCAGATATTGATCCGTTCGGTTTTTAAAAAGATAATAGAGTTCGGTTGCAAGAGATTCCTGGTAATTATAACGGGTGGGATATTCTTCCGAGAGCTCTTCCAAACGTTCAATGGCCTCTTCATGCCTGTCGCTCAATATCAGAACGTTTATTAAACCATGATGATAGAGTAGTTGGTCCGGATGGCCTTCAACAAGTTGCCTGTAACGATTTTCAGCCTCAACTAAATCACCGGATTCGAGGTATAAATATGCCAGTTTTTCTTTCACCTCTGGTTTTTCCACTTGATTTCGATTGTCAGCTGTTTCCAGTATTTCAATTGCATCACTCAAATTCCCGCGCTGGTAGTGAGTTGTTGCCAGCACATTGTACGTCTTAAGACTATCCGGCATAAGGGTAATAGCGTTCTCAAAATGAGCAACAATTCCTGTCACTTCTTCCTCCGAACGTTCGGAAGCATTTTCCTGGAGCTTTTTAATGCCGTTGGTTTGTTCATCTCGCCAGGCTTTTAATAAAATATCATTTAGCTGGCCGGACTCGGCAACAAACTGAGCCGAATAGTTATCCGCAATACCTCTGATGTTCGAATAAACAGGTTGGCGATTTGCCGGATTCGAAATGGTTTGAGAGTAACGATAAAGCAAATTGCCTTTTTCAACCGGAAGTTCACTATTCTCCGGGTTTTCTGAAATCTCCCGATTGATTTCCCGAATCTGTTCCTGCAGAGATGTTATATCGGAATTCGATGAACCATCTGATTCGGTATTTTTGAGATTACTACATGAAAAACTAAAAAAAATCCCGAATGCAAGTACGAGACTTGACATTCGGGTAAATCGATAAATCATAGAAAAAAATTAGTTGGAGTTATCCATTCCTGCTTTTTGCATGGCTTCTTCAGCCTTTTCTTCCATTCCAAGAGCCGTGTATACCTGGAAGAGAGACTGCCAGTTTTCCGGGTTTTCCGGGTTGATTTCGGCAGCACTTTCATAATAGGTCATGGCTTCTCTCAGATTTTCTTTTGCACTTTCATCAAAATTGTCAGCTTCCTGATTGTCGGTAGTGTTATTTCTTCTCTCAAATAAGTTGGCTGCACGGTTCTGATAAATAATTCCAAGAATGAAGTTGGCTGATTCACTATCGGGTTCAAGCTCAACTACTCTCGACATTTCACGAATAGCAATACCGGTCAATTCGTCAATTTCTTGTTCTTTAGAATCAATTTCAGACTGAAGTTCTTCAATTTCAGCTTGTGTTTGCTCAAGTTCTTGTCCGCGTTGATTTCTTGCAGCTTGTCTCAATTCGAAAAGTTCTTCGTACAAGTCAGATACGTCATTAGAAATACGCTCAACGCTTTGGTAAACCTGAGTACCAAGTACCCGTCTGTATTGTGGGTTATTTGGTTCTTGTTCAATTAATTGCTCTACCAAAGAAATCGCCTGATCCCTTTCACCTGACTGGATGTAAGCATCGGCGAGAAAGCGTACAAACATCGACTCCTCAGGATACATTTCACGGCCTTCTTGTGATAACTGAATAGCCTCTTCGTACTGGTTGTTGTAGAGATAGAGGCTGTTGAGGTATTCATAATCTTCAGGAGTTGGCTTATCGAGAAGATCCATAACTTTTTCATAGCTTGAAATAGCTTCTTCAACCCGGTCTAACTGAAAATAGGTTGATGATATAACCTGAAAAGTCATTGCACTATCGGGGTTGATGATAGTAGCATTTTGAAGGTGCTCAAGAGAAGCTTCATATGGGTTCTCAGTAGCATTAAAGAGGCTGTCATCATTCTGAATACTTACCCCTGCATTATATTCATCGGCCCAGAAAGAGACTATAGAGTTGTTTAATTCTTCAAGTTCTGCCGGGGTTTCTGGTTGTTCCTGCATTAAAGATTTGGCAGTATCGAATGAAGCTCTTGCTTCTTCATAAACAGGCTGTCTGGAACTTGGTGGATCCATCTCCCAAGCTTGTGATGACAGAACAATTCCTTTATACATATGTGCAACATAATTGGCAGAGTCTGTTGCAAGTGCAGTGTTTACTGTTTCAAGCGCTGCATCATAGTTCCCTGTAAATAGATCTACTTGCACATCGTCAACAAGCGGGTCTGCTGTTTCACACGCCCAAAATAATGCCAAAGGAGCAAGTATTAGAAAAAGTATTTTAGTGCTTTTCATTTTTGTATGAGTGATGTTTTTCTTATTTAATTCAATATGTAGAAAGTAACCATATATAGAGGATTCCGCAATATTAGGTTCCTTTCAAATCATTAATTCAGGCTAATT
Proteins encoded:
- a CDS encoding acetyl-CoA C-acyltransferase, encoding MSAVVIVEAKRTPIGSFGGKLSSFSAPDLGASVIYEVIKKSGIKPDDVQEVVMGNVLSAGIGQAPARQAALKAGLLDTTPATTVNKVCSSGMKAIMIAADQIELGQNDIMVAGGMESMSNVPYYLRKHRFGSKLGHSKVEDGILIDGLWDVYNDFHMGSAGEICARECNISREQQDEFATESYRRAIAAHKARYFKNEIVAMKVTDRKGTVTKMTMDEELERVNFEKIPQLKPVFDKGGTITAANASSINDGAAAVLLMSEKKAKELDLKPIARIRSRASAAKAPEWFTTAPSDAIPKALKSAGVAKSDVDLFEINEAFSVVSLANNKLLELDPEKVNIYGGAVSIGHPIGCSGARIVVTLLNALKRTNGSIGCAGICNGGGGASALVVEMI
- a CDS encoding cystathionine gamma-synthase, whose protein sequence is MKFNTKAIHAGQEPEKTSGAVMPPVFHTSTYAQKSPNEHQGYDYARVGNPTRTALEKLIAGLEEADECACFGSGVAAIDAIIKTLKPGDHVLSTNDLYGGTYRLFTQVFEPYGIEFSFVDMTNLEEVQSSLKESTKLVWIETPTNPLLRVIDIEAVADLTRKKSDALTAVDNTFASPYLQQPLLLGADVVMHSTTKYLGGHSDVIGGAVASSNEEFMEKIRFQIKTSGAVPGPMDCYLILRGIKTLHLRVQRSVENAKAVVDMLTSHPDVDHVFYPGLKTHAQHETAARQMKDFGAMVSFRLKDDTIEKAKQVMSGTKIFTLAESLGGVESLISHPASMTHGSIPKEVREKVGITDSLIRLSIGVEDAEDLVEDLKQAIEL
- the porV gene encoding type IX secretion system outer membrane channel protein PorV, which produces MKKIFFTLTALLLLPAFVVKAQVGITAVPFLQIEPDSRATGMGNTGVAVADNASAIFWNPAGLAFQNQNQISVTHANWLPAFNADLFYDYLVGTYYVEDIGTIGGHITFLNLGEQIRTDETGLELGRFNSFEISAGLSYGFRISDNFSLGTGLRYIYSSLADGSVSGQDISPGSSVGIDLAALYKTNPFQVANRQATFNAGFNLSNIGPGIQYTDNAQKDPLPTVMRLGWAYTMDIDANGINTLTLSNDISKIMARNERISDDPENPEYETMGVLEALFNSWGSYDRFNGTETVSVGLGQQLMYGFGLEYWYDQLFALRTGYYYEHPENGNREFITLGAGLRYNIFGVDFSYIYTLEDDHPLANTIRLSVLMNFR
- a CDS encoding TolB family protein, translated to MAQISPSDIEFSYNHLPWYTIEGEHFFIHYQEGSETTAGVASLVAQEIYTPITELYEYEPGRKVSIVLRDREDYSNGAAYFFDDKIDIWIPPLDTPLRGTHQWLRNVITHEFTHIVQMGASMKRPPIIQSIYFQWLSYEDVRRPDVLYGSPNGIITHPFSTASIPAWFSEGTAQYMRENIYYDYWDSHRDMILRMNILYNNTLNFVEMGHFSSKTSIERETVYNQGFDFVSYLADRFGEKTIAELAWESSEGSDNFGTVMEAVTGVPGKELYEEWIRDRKEKYVKQVEGIEPGEIVTIEKRGFMNFYPQYDPNEKIFAYLTNRERDYGTTQLLIQTPDSTLEVDEFTNPMLDNSTQNHSLGIYDQSGLAIDFVGNRFSFSPDGKKIVYSKTATNKVGEQYHDIYIFEIDSLKNRKITKDARIQDPSWHPSDSLIAGVQLKQGTQNIVLLEPGENKIKQLTNFTKGETIYTPVWSPEGDIIYFSSADLNNRNLYEIDVESGEITPLFRDERTDFRDPWMDAEGDFLYFSSDANGIFNIYRKRTDQNSIQKITNVYGGAFMPFASKDSLFFSEYKASGYKISAIPLPEFRKTHQINDLVQTERDQSLSGIAAYDNVRDLSLIHDSLKASNTEQKIVIDETSLSDTDFTWRPYSQTTTGLSIIPVVRFDNYSKLKGSNIRLIGDGKFGDVGKNLIRDFKAGAYFTSREVTERLSIFGGAMFGWGSLEAESFSDFISPNRLNNLDRDMFIIIDQRGIPFIKRSWSPTISLEVYNLKRNVRDGISIEEFPCTSCFPIQKSIDIRYNVWEANLFLRSKLNQWSLFELGASYSPYSVATDGFFSDEYNEFIPGSTTEYFKGASYSASYYVDTRVPSRHTDIATEGAMATTTFRVENGRLLQEFEIEDGSLSPVYSKKTNYSIELKNQFGGSLGDKFHTMLTTRIFSYFNEQEDYFYLDYVGGLTGMRSYPYFAIGGQRTAWGRLSLLTPIKRDINKQIGAYSLDKLYAHLFFEAGNGWGGPLDIGTNIKTGIGTELRFALNSYYLFPLKFFISTTYGFSRFNVTLPDQFISTSSENSLNYGKELLIYFGLTFDFNQF
- a CDS encoding T9SS type A sorting domain-containing protein; the encoded protein is MTYLTSRSSGISILSLLFLFLFWIDNASAQVQIKPNLASFSQYSPPQKTISAPDDLKIIGVMVEFLPDTNRFTSGNGTFGPGSIPYLEDPGTNIDALPHDHSYFEAHLEFTKNYFETVSGGKISIDFEVLPEVYQLNKRMEEYSPTGENPDLSSMAELVTDAWTMVGESNAIINNFTEADNIAFVIFHAGVGRDIELTGTNLDKTPQDLPSFYLSRETLSRFLDDPSFSGFPINNGNLLVSNSLIIPRTLTRAGTDAADDRFLLSLSINGLLTAQIGSHLGLPDLFDTNTGQSGIGRFGLMDGAGIFSYNGLFPPELSAWEKTYLGWSVPFSVEYDEENPIHLPAANLHQEQSISKVSISNEEYFLIENRHRDPDGNGITLTIKKNDGSYVQQTFTNNDTEFTNQEFGFDELLEPGVVVSASNYDFSLPGGFISDLETDDTLNGGILIWHIDEGIIREKMDTGGVNNNADRRGIDLEEADGAQDIGRPTSIGLFQNEVNGSPYDFWWSGNNASVIIQSDTLQFYNNRFSPETTPTNNSNSGAPSYFEIYNISDNLPVASFEIRPVQPFPGIYELWDSKSDMNITAFSDAENEYWKRYPLAVQTITVVNNDWILIPGYDGIQFYQPNDKHLSEQLISVNTLQQPFINNDLFTVAGLPGETGNIELSIYQFHEESISEESQFTIQSNSAFISSFETNILDIDGTTDRIDLSNNEILSTNNAVQFSEKIGDYQSKIENGSLILNHPGGSETFVINQKNEDERFYTGLIQAPNDQVFFYLLEDGQLSVFSPDENYQTKKVIHKSGFIDWPAFVDFNQDSQLDFLFIDYTSNQVIAKNKNGAFLPSFPISAPAETRFTGTPIVADLNGDNNNEFIITGYDNYSMNLYAFDQHGELIDGFPLYVGGIENEESQPIHPLISGNKLIAVSHTGDLKVWEFKNLKNLQWKSKYGNQTRNKISGFINSDAPSNPQLSLLNDEETYNWPNPATDETQIRFQTREPAEIQIKILTMSGRVIGNHTFQSKGGIAEEILLDTSSWASGGYFALIEAKSDGITERKLIKIAIAR